In a single window of the Schistocerca americana isolate TAMUIC-IGC-003095 chromosome X, iqSchAmer2.1, whole genome shotgun sequence genome:
- the LOC124555512 gene encoding uncharacterized protein LOC124555512 translates to MLKLKAVLLLTLVGVTMSQYQSFYAGNGWPPQPAASDDGIGNRVGEAPGKAQSPDDLIASRVGAWPEERQPFWKLNWDQIQKHIGRPQPEPQRKSAAPAQQQVGRP, encoded by the exons ATG TTGAAACTGAAAGCGGTGCTATTGCTGACGCTGGTGGGAGTGACAATGTCGCAGTACCAGTCGTTCTACGCAGGGAACGgctggccaccccagccggcggccTCTGACGACGGCATCGGCAACCGTGTTGGTGAAGCTCCCGGAAAAGCTCAATCGCCCGACGATCTGATAGCGTCTCGAGTTGGCGCATGGCCAGAGGAGCGACAGCCATTTTGGAAACTTAACTG GGATCAGATCCAGAAGCACATCGGGCGACCGCAGCCAGAGCCGCAGCGCAAGTCCGCGGCTCCGGCGCAGCAGCAGGTCGGCCGTCCCTGA